AGAGGCCCAAAGCCTAAGCTTCGGTTTAAGGACAGCACCCCTGTCGTTTTTGAACCTCACAAGAGGAAAGCAGAGGAACAGAGCCACAGCCATTACAAACTGGATAAGCTCCATGGGGATGAAGGGATGAGGCTGATCAAATTTTCCCATAGACATCCAGACAACCACGGTCACAGCCACAAACACCACCATCTTCAACAAGCTCACAATCGGGGTATCTCAGATGGAAGGTCCTTGAAGCAGCTCTACTTGGACCGCAGCCTGCACGCACACAGAACAGACATGAATACACACAGTACCAAGGACAGCTCCGGCTACCTAACTACAGCACACTTCAACCACCATTCTAAAATGAGCCACAGCCTGAGTTACCCTGCCGAAAATCCACAGATGGAAAAGCCTTACTTTCTGGACAGGCCATCCCCCACCCGACTCGATGATGACTCGGATGAGGTGACGTGGAGGCCATCTCTCAGCAATGCGGAAAAGGTCCTTGTGACAGATGTTACCACCAACTTCCTGACCGTCACCATCAAGGAGAGCAGCACTTCAAAAGGCTTCTTCACGGACAAAAGATGATTTATTCACCTCGTTTTATGTCTCTGAAGTTTATAGTGTGATTGCTAAGCATTTTTTGTATGTCATGTATAAAAACAGATTACATAATGTGCATATGTGTACATATTATAAAGTTGGACATCTATTTGATGTATTGACCAAATCAATTGAAGGTCATTTAATCGCATGAGTTAACATGAGTTTTCTTTGCAGCAAGCGGCTATGTCGGGTACAGGGCTTGTAAAATTTACTACAGTTCTAATTAACTGAGGTGTAGTTTTGTTTCTACTGCTAGCTCAGACTAGTAAACAGTCAAATATCACTAATAGAACCAGTTAAAATGAGTCCTGCTCAGTTCAACAggtcttatatttaaaaaaacaattactttAAGCACTTTGAAATTAAAAGCATTGCAAAATGGTTTGTGTTTCAGCCAAGTCTGTTTTGGAGTTTGTATGGCCTTTTAATGTTTCtaattgtaaattaaattaataaactcAACAGGAACTCTTCCCAAGCTGCAtaataaaagtatgtttttttccattaacGTCATTCATAAAGTTTTGATGTAACAATACCAAGAGTTAGTGTCAAACTGTCAGACGTTTTCAATAAATCATTAGAcgtttctcatttcattgttgctTTTTCGCCTCCTTAGACCTGAATGCAGCTACTGTTAAATTCTCAGCTTTATCTCACAACAAATTTATATTAGTGACTTACGTATTACAACTCAGTGGATAatccgaaaaaaaaacaaaaacatattttgagGTTCCCCAACATAAATAAGGATCCTATAATTCCAGTATAGGTTGGAGGCCTAATTACCCAGTACTATTCAGCTCCCAGTGAGTTCACAGAACTGCTGTCAGTAGCAGACTGATCATTTTAATGTTTGCGCCCATTAGTTTTTGGAATAAGACGCCATATGTGTTATCATAttgaagaaaaatctaaataatttacTAAATGCAGCTATTAATCCTAATATATAGGCCATAATTATGCATTTTAACCTTGATCATATTTTGGTAAAACCATATTATTTAAGAAAAGGcagcattttattaaattactgATTTACCGATAGTTCCTGGGTTGTTTTTTGGGACGCTTTTACTTCAATTACAccttgtttaaatgtgtgttttactgtcTCTGACCGCATGCTcgtttcatttgatttgatgttttcattgattttgatatactatattgatccctgagggaAAATTGTTCTTCAGATGCTGGGCACATTTACCACTCCTTATCCTTATGTGCGACACATTACATCTGTATAAGTTTCCAGTCCAGAGTcggaacacacacgcacacattgcTAGGTTATGgcattcagcatttattttaaataacagagAGCTGGCACctggcttttttgtttttggaggcTGTATTTATAGTTCTAATGATTTTAATTGTACTGTACCAAcgcatgttcctattattttgactaCCCATATGCATTCATTTGAATTACCGCCTTTGATGTCCAGCCAGCAAAGCCCTGGAGCAATATCACCAGCGATGTCTCCTTAAGAAGATCCTTGGGGTCAGCTGGAAAGATAGGTGGACCTTGAAGGAAGTCATCATTGCCAGAATGACCACAAAAATCACTAGGCACTATCTATGATGGACAGGCCATGTCACACACATGCCCAACAAACGCCTTCCGAAACAGATGTTGCACTGCCAGTTAAAGGAAGAAAAGCCATCCAGGGTGGATGGAAACAACATCAGAGCCCCTCTCAGAAAGTACCGCTTGAACCTCAATCTAGTCTTGTCATATTAGAATGCCTTCAGTTTCACCAGTACGAAttgacaagtgagtgtatattagTTTCTTACATAAAAtgtgtgcagctttaatttaaatacagtgTCTTAAAAATATCAAAGTTTAAAccccattattattatcattattttgtttgtttcaggtaTATGATGATAcaatagaaaaagaagaaaaagaaaaagaaaaatgtaattgttaGTCAGTATaagaatgaatgttttttcaCTGTTAACACATTTTACTCATAACAAAGACAATACAACAAGACAGTACAATAAGTCTTTGTACTGGAACCATATTTGAGAAGGGTGCATCAGTCTCTGCAATTaccttctctgttttcttcatattttttttttatttagtctacagtcttctcttcacagtctttcttcatGTCCATCCATTTCTGCCACTCcttctcaaacaactggagaatgccaaactctgtttgtctcttctgATTACATCTTTaatcttttcttcctttcttttcatcttatatgtggacacaagcacctgtattgtttttattacttctggatTACAGGTTCATATCATTGGCCATGGTTGCTCGATTTCAGGCCAACGCTTACACCACTTCTGTGACATTTTTgcaatacctttaattaaaggattattcttctgaactacctcatctcatctcatctcatctcatctcatctcatctcatctcatctcatctcatctcatctcatctcatctcatctcatcttccattctgcttaatcctgcactatggttgcaggggttgctggagcctatcgtAGCTGGCATCAGCCTATCAGAATCAGAGTCAGtcaacctttatttgtcccactaacactgagacatttcGCAGTCATgtgcacacctagggtcaatttagagtcaccaattggcctaacgagcatgtctttggaggtgggaagaaGCCGGAGTACTCGGAGagaacacacgcaaacacagggagaactgAACTACCTCAACAGGAGCAATTACTTTTGATTTATCCATCTTCGACATATTAGTGACCCCCTGTTATTCTTGTAAtgaaatctaatctaattaggTTAAGTTGagatcattttcttttgaaaacaTGCTGAAACAGTGTCAGTGAGCTTGTTTATATCCTCGCATTCGTTTTTGAAAAAATCAagatataaattataataaaataaaaatgggttttcTCAAACCACACAGGGGTGAATTACCGAGTCATAATAAACCTTACCTGAGTCAGGTCCATCCACCACAGCTCATAGTTAAATTGCCCAGATGAATAAACAGAGGGAACAATTCTGGATGATAGAGCATTTCAGTTTGTGAATAATGTTAAACAAAGGtacatttacatgttatttatgtgttataaataaagtatattaaatactttcaagtataaataaatatgttgtgCAATAATTCACAAAAGTTGTAGCACAAgtatgataataattataataataaatcgCTATAACATGAAATAATAGTGAAAATCTACACTGTAACAAGTTGTCCCgtaaattaaaagtaaactaCTGGTAGCAGGGTTGCCAACATTTTTCCGTTACTTTACAGCACTTGTACTGTAATCTTTACAGTATAATACTGTAATAACACCATGAATGACTTACAGtaaattcctttttttattttatgaatgcTGCTGGTAGCAGGGTTGCCAgtaaattacatatttttagTTTGCTGCAAAACTATTTTACATAGGGGTGTAATGATGAATAACAACGATTGGATTCAATTCACAATTCGTGGTTGCCTATACGATTCAAGGctgattttggttcatttagagCGATACAATCCGAAACAATTCACTGGACGGCGCATCAATAAAAAAcaaggttattatggcccagaagtttaacaccacatggccgtttctgtttattatcttctcttttgagcgctgactCTCACTCACTTACTCTTACTCACTACacactggtctgttgacaatatcacatgatggtggtaACCGACGCTGCACGTTAATTGTCTGACGTTTCATcgggttgttttctttttgttcaggtcactgtgtgtcactgatGGGATGAGGCGGGGAGGCGAGGAGACGGgaaggcgaatgttagcattaacgtatacattaattttgccataGATGTTAGTTGGAATCTAATGCCTATTGTTATAACTGTGTTTTCGgtaaactaatttgtaaatttagtTTTGTCCAGTTTTGCAGTATttgcgttatttcctagtatcgatacaattgatgattaccttttaaatcgatattagatTGATGTATGTCATCTAGAAGGCCAACTTTCCAAGCCTAATTACAGAATAATTATAACCAAATATGCGGCATTGGTCTATATTATGCAgaaaagtttgtttatctgtttctcctgttcttcttttctctctatcttctctgtttctacccggctgacCTTCGGctgatgggtccctccatatgtgttgggttctgctcaaggtttcttcctgtttaaagggagtttttccttgccactgttgccctcaggctactctggaggttgcaggccattttttgtaaagcgtcttgagacaatttgtattgttattggcgctatataaataaaattgaattgaattgaattgaattgaattgaattgaattgaattgaattgaattgaattgaattgaattgaaaattatTAACATACTGGTGCTCTTTAGCTGATGACTAGCTAACACTTTTGCAATGATATTCTATAACATTTGCATTCAATTATTTAGATTACTGCAAAATAGACAGATGAGGTGCTTGTAAACATTTATGTAagataaatcacatttttttaatattgtacaggaaatgtctcattttaaaatggaattaaaaaaagaagaacaatatGACGACAGAACAAAGTTGTGAAACAAAATTGACATGTGGgtattcagttcattcagttttatttatatagcatcaataacaatacaaattgtctcgaGACACTTTataaaaaccagcctgaaacctccagagaccCTTCCCTGACTGACTGAGCGAATCACATTTCAATAGAAGTAAGGATCAGCTCAAATTGAGAGGGGCCGCTCGTTACACAATTACAATTTCAGTGAATTCTATATTTCATAAGTTTTTATGTTCTGTATGTTTTGTATGAGTTTTCCCTCATACAAAAGGAACGGATCTGCACACCATTCCAGTCCATCTTCCACCATCTGATGGTTCGGTCTCAGTCAGACCACGTGGCAGAACAGGACTACATtgtgtccctgtctgcagtggacatgCCCTCAAACTGTCCTCTTTCAATGGCTGTTACAGATTTTAATATACCAAATCAgatattatttattctatttttaagtaaataaaagaactgaatagtactgtttctttgtatgtttgtgtgttatgtgatacaccacaaacatcatgtacctgGACATGGATTCAAAATATTCAATTACTGTTAAGCCTATTGTCTGTGTGCAAAGTATGAAAGTACTAGTTCTCAATGTAACTAATCATCCTGTATGATTGGCGGCCACACAGCTCACCTGCTCCATAGATATCAGTGCCGGCTGGCCAATAGAGGGTGCTAGGGGGCCGAACCGCCACTCAACTCTCACCACATTAccttgaataaaacataaaaaatttaaataaaaattaaataataacttaaaaatatttagaaatatatgtatatatatatttagatgtgcaagataaatattttatagttaaTGATGAGTAAagttgtttcattcattgacGTTGTCTGATTGGTGACGTATTTCTGCTCTGGGGCGCAAAAATCTTTGCCCATGCATAGACCAGTGACAATATATaatatggacaaacccattgtgacgtcacccgttggattctgaatctcaaaaatgaagcccgaagtgagTGGAGCCTGTGGTCGACATGTTGGATGAGATTTAATCCGCCCACACTTGTATACACCAAATATGGATATGGGGGTCAGGTTGGGGTTCTGTTACAAGTTATGagtcacatttcacatctggGCTGTAATAAAAATCAGCAATGGAgtgatgactttcaaagtgTTCTCTGCCCAGATTTCAAGTCCTGCtagtccagttcttcatctcacGTAGAACATCTGGATCGCCTGAATTTACAcggacaaacaaataaaataatgtgtgttatgtgtacataatgtgtatgtgtaccgAATATTATTACgcatattcacattttggttCCTCGATCTTAATTTATATTACCGTCTAACTTAAACTACTAACATATAAACCTTGTTTCAATACCCATACTGCAATGTAACATTAATAtctttttccatattttacCGTAACATTGGTTGTATAGAAAAAGTAATGTGAACAAGACATTAATGTTTCGTACTTTACGTGgtggattaatatttcccaaattgacacacttcatttaaaagttttattattattatttattttctgacttcGGTGGCGGTTTGATAGATAGCCTCCTGTTAGCCTGACTAACACACCGGTGCCTGGCGGGAAAGCTAGCCTGAGGCTaattcattagctggctaattagatagttaacttcagctGCCGGACTGGCTATATTGGGCACCGACACCGGCCATAAGAgtaattctccaaattcacttaccgGATGGTCTTGTGGGAGGTGCAGCAAAGTAGACAactattatttttgattttaaatgatccaaatggaccaaaacctcaaactcagccGAAAGGTTGTCATTAGCTTAGGTGAGGACTAGCAGAGAGACCAAGGCTAGCAGCTAGTGGCCTCTGGCAgtgcctgtcactcaaagcgggaacgcctttagttatgcagaattttacacgttaataaaaaataaatgaatgagttcaaaaaaaattcacccccccgtacagttgtcacgaatagtgaaataaaccattgagaccaaaatcattttttgaaccaggctgtaaacatgtttaataatgctgtaaatttgggctttttaacatgggggtctatggagatttgctcccttttgcaaccagcctcaagcagCCACTCGATTAACTGTGAtattttgcacttccgcatgggcttcatcgctcagccCCGGAGGTTGCCGTCTGGCATAGACCTAATATAGTCGGTGGCACAGATTCTCGTTAAAAGTTGTACATGCGCAGTAAATCCTCTCTAATCAAGAGATAGGACCATGCTGGGGTGCCGGTCGCGAATGAAACGGTTCAATGAACCGGTTCTTTTAAGTGAACGATGGGAGCCGGCTCAtgtgagcctttttttttttttttttttttcacttttcgCTTTCGAAAAAGTACCTGTGGGCGCTGCAGGCGTTGGCTCCTGGTGTCACGTGCATGCTGTGCAACCAATCATGAGGATTGACAAGGATCATACCACCAAgcagggaggggtgggggtagCAGCACTGAGATGGTgccaggaggaggggagggagagacgcgctgaaggagagagagagtgaagaTGAGAGAGGAGTGCGGTGCAAAGGTgagtgaaaacataaaaaaaaagtagttattGGAATGCCTTTTGACAGTTGTGACAACATGAAAGCACAGTGTAGAATTTGTAAAGTGAAGCTCTCATATCAAGCAGGGTCTACAAATAACTTACACAGACATTTAAGAACTGTACATCCAGAAGTTCAGTTGGAAGAAAAAAGGCAGGCTAGCATGCCTGCTTCTGCCAGTACTCCACCtgttgctcctgctgctgctgctggtgctgctacCCCCCATGCATCAGGTACatgaccaacaacaacacagacctCTATAAACCAATTTATATCTAAGGCGATAACCCCAGCACAACAGAACCGAATTGATGAAGAATTGGCCAAAACGATTGCGAATAATTTCCAACCCTTCTCAGTTATGGAGGACAAAGGATTTAGAAGTTTCATACAGGCTCTCCAAGCAGGAAAACACTCTCAACAAATCATTCCAAGACTGTATGATAGAGAACGTGCTTCACTACAAGAAAGAGTTAAAGAAGTGACTGCAGTTTGCCTTACAACTGATTGCTGGACATCAAGGACCACCACCTCTTTCATGTCAGTTACGTGCCATTTTATAGAAAATTATAAAATGGCCAAATGGGTATGCctgagctgaagctgaagcaaaACTGCATTACAAGATGGAATTCCACATTTTATATGCTGAAAAGCATTCTGGAGTCCAAGGATGCAGTAATCTCTACCCTGGCAATTACCAATGCACCTGTTGATGCTCTGAGCCAAGAGGAGTGGGAGGTCCCACAAGGGACATGCAAGTTGttgttatattatttattattatgtaatgACATATTAAGGATCATTTTAGATGTAAATGTCTGTAGTATTACAcaagaataaactgaaaaataaacaaattctaTATACCACATGCATAATGCATAATTTTCtgagttattttgttttctgtctttcagatATGTGACAGCCTCCAAAATGCTACTCCTGTGCTGGGGTACGCAGAAAATTACAACTTACAATCAGACACAGGTAACACAGGAGAAAATGACAGAATTTGTTACATCTATGGACAGAAAATTCCACAGAATGGAGTACAACACTGTTCTCCCAGAGACCAGTGTACTCGACTTAAGGTTCAAAAGGTTGGCATTTCATGACAACAGAGCTGTTGATGAGTCACAGCAGAGagtatcagcagcagcagcaagaagcACCCTCAGCAGCCAGCCAGCTCAGCCACTAGGAGGCCAAGAGTGCATCAGCGCCAGAAACGTCAGCTGTTTGGAGATTCTTTGATGCAAGAGCAACAGAAGAGACTGCTAGCAGAAATCCCTCAGCAGATGCAATGTTGGAAGTAAGATCATATATTGGGGAACCCCATGTTCAAAGAACCGCAGACCCGGTGGGAGTCCAGGGCTTCAGTGTACCCAAGACTAGTCATGGTGATGGCAGGGCGACTGTGCATCGTAGCAATATCAGTCCCCTCTGAAAGGATCTTTtctaatcagaatcagaatcagaactactttattgatcccagggaaaaattactttttgttacagcagctccaacctaaagtgtaccagtgtttggaacaaagagcaatcagagtaagagaatgtgaaaaatataggaaatgtatatataacaatatgatccaagtataagtgaagtgaacctgtgtttcGAGTTATAAAAAAtgattgcacatggtgagaaatacataaggaaatatatacaagtgtatgaaaataatgaagttatgCATTGGTTATTGCACAATTTCAGGGTCAGTATACTCATAAACAGGgattatagttataaacattattgcacatagtaagACCAGCATCCCCTAGTATACAAGGAATGTGTACTGGTATATGAGATgatgtgaacatgaattattgcatCATTGAATTCttgtaaattaatgaattattgcacattaaataaataatatgggttCTTTACCCTCAGAGTGAGGAATTACACAGGCTAATGGCCAccggcaggaatgatttcctgtggcgctctgtggTGTATCGTGGCGTGGTGTAAAACAGGGCAGATAAtaacaaagagaagaaaccGGATCAGCCCCTCTAAGCTGAGACACTTGGTCTTCCTCAATGCCAATCTgccctgaaaaaaataataaaaagttacagTTAGATGACGGTGGTTAGTTCAAAGAGCAACCTAAAACTGTTGGATGCTGCTGTTTTGcagattgtattttatttctttttattatattgtttatttgttattattactataccaaaaacattttggtttcattttgacaaagcACATTTACTTGATTGCTgtatttaatttctattttttttttcagtactaCTTttttagatgtgtgtgtgtttaaataaaaaaaattaaaatgtcaatagctgtccattttttatttctatgctTAGGTTTTTATAGGCGTTTTCTATCTGATTTGTGTAGCAGAGTAGTTCTTCAAGCATGTTAGAGAGTTACAAGGGATTTTACAAATGTAAGTGCAATTGGCTACAGTAATTTCTTGAAATTTAAGTGATATGTGTGTTCAATTACAAATCACAAGTCAAAACAGCGCTAAATTTGGCTGAATTCTAAAATGTATAAGTGGTAAAACATGGAGAGGCGTTTGGGAGCCGAAAGAGCCGGCTCTTCTTGGTGAGCTGAGCCAAATGATCCGGCTCACTTAAAGGAGCCTAAATTCCCACCACTAAGGTCAACGCAACTTGATTTGCATACCACCACCCTCCAGCCATGGTGCCGACGTCACAGCCGTCTGTCATAAAGTGCGGCTTATTTGACAGGTCGAGCCGCTTGAGTTGGAGCCGATCGGACAAAGATGCAAAacggagaaagagaaatgaaataataaagtgaagtcACCTAAAGCCTTTTGAGAAGAGAAGCTCGACGTGAAAGAGTTCGGACCTGATCAGCCGAACATCACAGTTAATCAGTAGTCCaaaaaacagagggagacagtACACTCGTCTTTTTCCAGGACCTGTTTAGCAACAAGGCTTGGAAAACTGCATATAGTAAGGCTAATGCTTTATTCTGCTTTCCTTGCGTCCTTTTTAAAACGTCAGGATCTGACCCAGCATGGATTAAGACGGGTAGGACTGATTTAAAGTACTTTTAAGAAAAGTCAACATGGAAAATGCACTGCGACTAGCCATGTTTGGCTATGTTTGGCTACATGACATTATActgttgcttttattgttttcattcatgtaaaTACACTGGTGTGATACCTTAGtatatgtttgcttgttttttgttacaTGTGTATTTTGTAACAATACACATGTATTCATGTGTAATGCCGATCTCACCTAACTTTGTTTTGGAACAGTGTCAAACGCTGTTGACCACTCGGTCACATGTTCAatgaagaaacacaaggagcCTCATTATCTCCAGGTTTTTTAAATAGGATTTTAGCGTtcagttttctcatttgttATGTTATGCTGCAGTTGCAGACTTTGCAGTATCCCACGAAGTTCCACtgtcattcaattcaattcaattcaattcaattcaattcaattcaaataacTTGTATCCCAGAGGACTAATTTAAAAGCACACTGCTTATTATTCTGGGCATGTAAATGCactcaatgaaaaaaaaggttccaTAAATTCATATTCTGTCATGTTAGTGTTTTGATAATTTAGAAATCATCCAAATTAACTCAACATATCACGTCTCTATTTGCAGTTTACATTTGACTCTGGAAAGGACCCTGTGGCACTGGAGTGCATCGCATGTTCCTGTGCCGCAGGTAAAGCTTGGTGTAATCACATGGTAGCCCTGCTTTTTCAGACAGCACACTACAGTACCTTGGGGTTCAAGACTGTGCCATTGCCACTGTCCCACACCAGCATGCTGCAGACCTGGCACCGGCCAAGGACACAGGtcagatatttatatttactacTCTTGGAAATGTAGGACTTGCAgttgtcattgttattattattattgttgttgttgttgtttttataggGAATTGGACCAGAGGCAGCAATTGGTATGACAGTGTGTAAgcccaaaacaaaaaggagtgGAGGACTGGTGCAAAGTGCACACTGCACAGAACATAAGAGAGcctttttgttaatttatttaacctttatttttcGAGGGTTGTCACGTTGTTTATATTTACAATTAATGTAATGTACatagattttttcttcttctttttttttaaaggtaagaCGGGGGATCTCAGCTGCCAGACCAGACAGCAGTCAGAATGCCAGTTATGGACCCTGGTACGCAAAACATGACCCACAGCCAGATGATTCCGTGAGATATGCCATGTTCGTGGGGGGTCTTCTGCCAAAGCCTTGGATTCTCACATCCTGAGGGGAAACACCTCAGACTGCTGCCATGAAACAAGGTTTGGACCTGGAGTCGGAGATATTGCGGcaatattcacatttttgtgATGTCTCTGTGACACCTTCTGGAGTAATAATCCACCCAGACACAGGTCACCTGATGCCAAAGTCTTCAACCCTTGTGAAGCACCACCATTTGGCCTGGCAGAGGTCAAGACCTGCAGTGTGGAAAGTGATGCACAAATGAAACACCTGACCACAGTTAAAGGCAAAGCCTACGTATTTGAAGACTCACAAATACTATTATTAGGTGCAAGGACAACTGGCCATACGTGGCCTTCAGTGTTGTGATTTCATTACAGATACGCACACTGACTTTACAGTTGAACAAATCTTTAGGGATGAAGAGCTTATCTTGTCAATGTGCCAAAAGCTGGATGACTATTTCAATATCTACATGGATGTCTTACATAGTAAAGCTTAAAAATGACTTGAGAGCAGTGAAGTAGTGCTGTAGTTGTACTAGTGCACCTATGAAGCTGATACAACAGTTCCTCCTACACCAAATGTGT
The nucleotide sequence above comes from Mugil cephalus isolate CIBA_MC_2020 chromosome 2, CIBA_Mcephalus_1.1, whole genome shotgun sequence. Encoded proteins:
- the cbx8b gene encoding chromobox protein homolog 8b isoform X2, encoding MELSAVGERVFAAESIIKRRIRKGRIEYLVKWKGWSPKYSTWEPEENILDSRLFVAFDQRERERELYGPKKRGPKPKTFLLKAQAKVKAKSYDFRGEAVRGMHITYPATEPVITPRAREGLRAVVPTIFPPSAVNRGESIRFQQPERSIREHRQSALQQTVSDGLIHITKKRGPKPKLRFKDSTPVVFEPHKRKAEEQSHSHYKLDKLHGDEGMRLIKFSHRHPDNHGHSHKHHHLQQAHNRGISDGRSLKQLYLDRSLHAHRTDMNTHSTKDSSGYLTTAHFNHHSKMSHSLSYPAENPQMEKPYFLDRPSPTRLDDDSDEVTWRPSLSNAEKVLVTDVTTNFLTVTIKESSTSKGFFTDKR